The DNA sequence CTCTTTCCGCCACCATAATGAGTTCCATGAGCAGTGCGTAGAGCGTATTTTTAACGACATCCTGCGCTTCTGTCAGCCAGAAAGCCTGAGCGTTTATGCTCGCTATACCCGACGCGGTGGTCTGGATATCAATCCATGGCGCAGCAACGGCGATTTCCGGCCGGGTCTTTCCCGCCTGGTACGTCAGTAAAGGGTTCGATTTGCGAGTTGTTACGCATTAGCACCACGTGCACTCTTGTTTATCTGTTGCGGACAGGGCTAATCTGGACAGGAGCGAAGCGGAGCAGCCTCGCTCTGTGGCGCGATCTCTTTCACATTTGCCTGAGGCGCTCAGGTAAATGTTTGTTGCTGAGTGACTTACCCTTATGGGTGTAAAGGAGTTAATTTGATTACTCATATCAGCCCGCTGGGCTCAATGGATCTGTTGTCACAACTGGAAGTCGATATGCTGAAACGTACCGCCAGCAGCGACCTCTACCAACTCTTTCGCAACTGTTCACTCGCCGTCCTTAACTCCGGTAGCCAGACAGACAGCAGTCATGAATTGTTGTCACGCTTTGAGAACTTCGATATCAACGTTCTGCGTCGCGAGCGCGGCGTCAAGCTGGAACTCATTAACCCACCGGAAGAAGCCTTTGTGGACGGGCGCATCATTCGGGCCTTGCAGGCGAATTTGTTTGCCGTACTGCGCGACATTCTGTTCGTCAACGGCCAGTTCGACAGCGCTGAACGTTTCCAGCAAAACGCCGACGATTCGGTGCAGATCACTAACCTGGTGTTCTCTATCCTGCGTAACGCCCGGGCGCTGCACGTTGGTGAACTGCCTAATACCGTCGTGTGCTGGGGTGGCCACTCAATCAATGCGGTTGAATATCAGTATTGCCGCAATGTCGGTTCGCAGCTGGGGCTAAGAGAACTGAATATCTGTACCGGCTGTGGTCCGGGGGTGATGGAAGCGCCGATGAAAGGCGCAGCGGTAGGCCACGCGCAGCAGCGTTATAAAGAAGGACGCTTTATCGGGCTGACCGAGCCGTCGATCATTGCTGCCGAGCCGCCGAATCCGCTGGTCAATGAGCTGATTATTATGCCGGACATTGAGAAGCGTCTGGAAGCGTTTGTCCGTATTGCGCACGGAATTATTATCTTCCCGGGGGGCGTTGGTACCGCAGAAGAGTTGCTTTATCTGCTGGGCATTCTGATGAACCCGCAAAACCAGGAGCAGGTCCTTCCGCTGATCCTCACCGGGCCGAAAGAGAGCGCGGACTATTTCCGCGTCATGGACGAATTCATCGTCAGTACGCTGGGTGAAGCCGCTCGTAAGCACTACGCCATCATTATTGATGACGCGCCCGAAGTGGCACGCCTGATGAAGAAGGCGATGCCGAAGGTAAAAGAACACCGTCGCGAAACGGGAGATGCTTACAGCTTCAACTGGGCAATACGCATCGATCCTGAACTTCAGGTGCCCTTTATACCGACGCATGAAAATATGGCCAATCTTAATCTCTACCCTGACCAGCCTGCCGAACAGCTGGCCGCCTCGCTGCGCCGGGCTTTCTCCGGCATTGTGGCCGGTAACGTAAAAGATTTAGGAATTCGGGAGATTAAAGAAAAAGGCCCGTACAAGCTGCATGGCGATCCGGAAATGATGCGCCGCATGGACGATTTGTTACAGGGATTTGTTGCCCAGCACCGTATGAAGCTGCCGGGAACGGCCTACATCCCCTGCTACGAAATCATCAGATAATTACCCGGGAGCGGCAGCCGTGCCGCTCTTTCTTTGTGTGTACTTATGACCATTCATTTACTGATTGTTGACGCTCTCAACCTGATCCGCCGCATTCATGCCGTTCAGGATTCGCCCTGCCAGGAAACCTGTGTGCATGCATTGCAGCAGCTTATTCTGCACAGCAAGCCAACGCACGCCGTTGCGGTTTTCGATGACGACGATCGTCATGAAGGCTGGCGTCACCAGCTGCTGCCCGACTATAAAGCGGGCCGCTCGCCTATGCCGGATAATCTGAAAGAGGAGATGCCACAGCTAAGAGCCGCTTTTGAAGCCGCAGGCGTCGCCTGCTGGCAGGCAGTCGGCGAGGAAGCGGACGATCTTGCCGCGACGCTGGCGACAAAAGTGGCCGCCAGCGGTCATCAGGCGACGATTGTTTCTACCGACAAAGGCTACTGTCAGCTGCTGGCACCCAATATTTTGATTCGCGACTATTTTCAGAAGCGCTGGCTGGACGTGCCGTTTATTACCGGCGAATTTGGCGTGGCACCTTCGCAGCTGACCGACTACTGGGGCCTGGCTGGTATTAGCAGCAGCAAGATCCCAGGCGTGGCGGGTATTGGCGCGAAAAGCGCAGCGGAATTGCTGAAGGAGTTCGGCACGCTGGACGCCATCTGGCAGAACCTGCCCGCGGTGGCGGAAAAGTGGCGGAAAAAATTAGAGCAGCAGCAGGAGACCGCACAGATTTGCCGTCAGGTTGCTACGCTGAAAACCGATTTGATTTTAGAAGGGAACCTGAAGGCGCTGCGTCTACCGCAAAATACGCCTCAGGTTTAACCAGCGATGCCAGGCATCTGCGGGACAGTGGAGGCACGAGGAACAGAAGATTTTCACAAAGACGCAAAAAGCGATATCCGTGGCCGGCTCCGTCCATGGCCCGTGACCCTTTGTTCCTGACCTCTGTTCCTCGCGCGTTGAGTTTCTCAGTGCTCTGATAAGCCGCAGTCGTTTTCGCTTAACGCTCGTCGCGACGGCCTGGCGTTGCGCTCCAAATCCGCCAGATATGCACCGTCACCTCTTCACGATCGTGATAGAGCTGACGCGCCCGAATCTGCGCGTTGATGCCGTTGGCTTTTAGCTTTTCATCAATCATCGCCAGATTTTGCGATACTTCTTCGTAGCGCTTTTTCATCGGTAGCTTGAGGTTGAAAATAGCCTCGCGGCACCAGCCGTTGATCATCCAGTCGGCCATCAGGTTTGCTACGCGAACCGGTTTTTCTACCATATCGCACACCAGCCAGTAGATATTGCTGCGCGTAGGGCGATAGCGGAAGCCATCTTCGCGATGATGGAAGACCTGGCCGGTATCCATCAGGCTGGGTGCCATCGGGCCATTGTCTACGGCGTGAACCATCATGCTGCGTTTAACCAGCTGATAGGTCCAGCCACCGGGGCAGGCACCGAGATCCACCGCATACATCCCACTCCCCAAACGTTCATCCCATTCGTCGGCAGGAATGAAGACGTGAAACGCCTCTTCCAGTTTCAGCGTTGAGCGGCTGGGTGCGTCAGACGGGAACTTCAGGCGTGGAATGCCCATAAAGAACGGCGAGTTGTTCTCAGGCAGCGAATAACCGACGTAGCAGCAGCCCGGTGCGATGAAAAAGACATGCACTACCGGACGCTTGTTGCTTTCGTAATTCAGCAGGATCCCCGCAGCACGCAGGCCAGCACGCAGCGGAACGGTAAATTTTCGGCAAAACTTCAGCAGCTCTTTGCTTTCGTTCGTATCAGGGACTTCAACCCGCAGTTCGCCGCCCTTTTCCACTACGCCAGTTAGCATGCCAGCAACAGGCGTTACCCGATCGGTTGGTGGCAGATCGCGCAGCAGCTCGCCCACCACGATCATCTGGCGGGAAAAGATCAGCTCGCTGAAAGGTAACTCACGCACCAGCTTTTCCGCCTCTTCTGGCTGATAGCATTCAAACAGCACGTAGCCGGAGTCTTCTTTCACGCGCGCGAAACCGAAGACTTCGCGTTCTGCGGCTTTTGCAGTGATCTCTGCCGCACACTCTTTTTCAAAGCCCAGACGGCAGTAGAGTAAAACTTTATTCATGGCGTTCTGCCCTTTTTTTCAGACGCAGTGCGCCAACTAACATCAAAATCCAGCCAATCAGGAAGCAGGTGCCCCCGACTGGCGTGACATAAACCCACAGCATAAGGTGGGACAGCGCCAGACAATATAAGCTGCCGCTGAACAGCACGGTACCAAGCGCCAGAAAGGCGCTGCTCCAGTAAAACCAGATATTGGCGCGACGCAGCATAGCGGCGGCCAAACCCAAAATTGCCAGCGTATGAAACCCCTGGTATTCCAGGCCGGTTTTCAACCAGGCCATTTCGCCCGGGCCTAAAGACTTACTTAACATGTGGGCGCCAAACGCACCCAGCATCACAAACACAAACCCGCTGATTGCCGTAAAAATCAGCATTGCACGACTCGACATTGATATCATCCTCTGAACTTGCCTGCGCCGCCGGAGCCACGCAGGAACCATACTGACTTCAGCTCTCGTAGCGGAAGCGGAATTTTTCCTGTTCACTGGCCGCTTTTGCCAGGATCCACTGGCGGAAGGCGGCTATTTTACCCAGTTCTGCCTGGCTGTCATGACAAACCAGATAAAAAGCATTTTTACTGACTAATACGTCGTTAAACGGACAGGCCAGCCTCCCCGCCTCTATCTCTGTCTGGGCCATTACATTGTTGGCCAGCGCCACCCCCTGACCGTGAATCGCCGCCTGCAACACCATCGCGCTATGGCTAAAAATAGGACCGTGCTGCACGTTGATATGCGCCACGCCCAGCTGGCGGGTATAGGACTGCCAGTCCCGACGCGATGCGTCATGCAGCAAGGTGTGATGGGCCAGATCCGCTGGCGTTTTCAACGGATTGTCGCCGGTTAACAGCAGAGGTGAGCAGACGGGCAGCAGATATTCGGCATACAGCTTTTCTACTCGCAGCCCCGGCCAGTTGCCACGGCCATAAAAGATCGCCACGTCGACATCGTCTGCCAGTTTTTCCTCTTCGCGGTCCACGGCCTGAATGCGGACGTCGATCCCCGGATAAGCTGAGTTAAAGCTGGAAAGGCGTGGGACAAGCCACTGGATGGCGAAACTCGGCAGGAGACTTACCGTCAACGCGCCTTTAGCACTCCGCGCCTGAAGCTTGCGCGTCGCATCGTTCAGCGCGGTGAAAATCTCTTTAATATCGAGGTAATAGCTCTGGCCTTCTTCAGTCAGCAGCAGCGATCGATTACGCCGGCGAAACAGCTTGAGGCCCAGAAAATCCTCCAGCGACTTGATCTGATGACTGACGGCGGCCTGGGTAACAAAGAGTTCTTCCGCTGCACGGGTAAAGCTGAGATGTCGGGCGGCAGCATCGAAAACACGCAGCGCATTTAAAGGAGGAAGACGTTTAGACATGATTACCGGATACTTGATGACGGCTTAGGGACGTAAGGTTCCTGACGGTGCTTTACGTATTAGTTTTTATTATCCGAGCCATTATAATTTGTCCGTTGAGGATGCACCAGCAAATACCTATAGTTGCGCCACTTCCCGAGCCGGAACGAAAAGCAGTTTGAAATTTAAGCATTTACGCGGGATTTTGAAAGGCTTTTGGCTTGTGGTCGTGATGTTGTGTTTGCAATTGGTCTGCTAACTTGCAGATCCGTTATTCTTTAGATTTACCCTGTCTGTCCATAGTGA is a window from the Pantoea sp. CCBC3-3-1 genome containing:
- the ppnN gene encoding nucleotide 5'-monophosphate nucleosidase PpnN, coding for MITHISPLGSMDLLSQLEVDMLKRTASSDLYQLFRNCSLAVLNSGSQTDSSHELLSRFENFDINVLRRERGVKLELINPPEEAFVDGRIIRALQANLFAVLRDILFVNGQFDSAERFQQNADDSVQITNLVFSILRNARALHVGELPNTVVCWGGHSINAVEYQYCRNVGSQLGLRELNICTGCGPGVMEAPMKGAAVGHAQQRYKEGRFIGLTEPSIIAAEPPNPLVNELIIMPDIEKRLEAFVRIAHGIIIFPGGVGTAEELLYLLGILMNPQNQEQVLPLILTGPKESADYFRVMDEFIVSTLGEAARKHYAIIIDDAPEVARLMKKAMPKVKEHRRETGDAYSFNWAIRIDPELQVPFIPTHENMANLNLYPDQPAEQLAASLRRAFSGIVAGNVKDLGIREIKEKGPYKLHGDPEMMRRMDDLLQGFVAQHRMKLPGTAYIPCYEIIR
- the xni gene encoding flap endonuclease Xni; amino-acid sequence: MTIHLLIVDALNLIRRIHAVQDSPCQETCVHALQQLILHSKPTHAVAVFDDDDRHEGWRHQLLPDYKAGRSPMPDNLKEEMPQLRAAFEAAGVACWQAVGEEADDLAATLATKVAASGHQATIVSTDKGYCQLLAPNILIRDYFQKRWLDVPFITGEFGVAPSQLTDYWGLAGISSSKIPGVAGIGAKSAAELLKEFGTLDAIWQNLPAVAEKWRKKLEQQQETAQICRQVATLKTDLILEGNLKALRLPQNTPQV
- the rlmM gene encoding 23S rRNA (cytidine(2498)-2'-O)-methyltransferase RlmM, which gives rise to MNKVLLYCRLGFEKECAAEITAKAAEREVFGFARVKEDSGYVLFECYQPEEAEKLVRELPFSELIFSRQMIVVGELLRDLPPTDRVTPVAGMLTGVVEKGGELRVEVPDTNESKELLKFCRKFTVPLRAGLRAAGILLNYESNKRPVVHVFFIAPGCCYVGYSLPENNSPFFMGIPRLKFPSDAPSRSTLKLEEAFHVFIPADEWDERLGSGMYAVDLGACPGGWTYQLVKRSMMVHAVDNGPMAPSLMDTGQVFHHREDGFRYRPTRSNIYWLVCDMVEKPVRVANLMADWMINGWCREAIFNLKLPMKKRYEEVSQNLAMIDEKLKANGINAQIRARQLYHDREEVTVHIWRIWSATPGRRDER
- a CDS encoding DUF423 domain-containing protein, which produces MSSRAMLIFTAISGFVFVMLGAFGAHMLSKSLGPGEMAWLKTGLEYQGFHTLAILGLAAAMLRRANIWFYWSSAFLALGTVLFSGSLYCLALSHLMLWVYVTPVGGTCFLIGWILMLVGALRLKKRAERHE
- a CDS encoding transcriptional regulator GcvA; translated protein: MSKRLPPLNALRVFDAAARHLSFTRAAEELFVTQAAVSHQIKSLEDFLGLKLFRRRNRSLLLTEEGQSYYLDIKEIFTALNDATRKLQARSAKGALTVSLLPSFAIQWLVPRLSSFNSAYPGIDVRIQAVDREEEKLADDVDVAIFYGRGNWPGLRVEKLYAEYLLPVCSPLLLTGDNPLKTPADLAHHTLLHDASRRDWQSYTRQLGVAHINVQHGPIFSHSAMVLQAAIHGQGVALANNVMAQTEIEAGRLACPFNDVLVSKNAFYLVCHDSQAELGKIAAFRQWILAKAASEQEKFRFRYES